A region of Cellulophaga sp. RHA19 DNA encodes the following proteins:
- a CDS encoding fibronectin type III domain-containing protein: MKDIKLFKVLFLVFPFFLILSCSDDDEEVTEEIIEEVIFTDYTITAISNVNSIELDWEDVTVSNKQKVTYDIYVDQVLKVADLTVSNYILENLSADTEYNIEVVAKDKNDNNGLAKGTFRTNINPSPSEFVVTSKDITTSEFTLNWTPSIIEGGDSVSYDIYLNNILVVSDLDALSYVFKGLDAETIYNIKITAKSNEFQTTSSESIEITTLVKPVPSLVEITFKDVTSTEFTIEWTQSNIDGGEGVVYDVYLDDVMIASGLDVFTYTFTNLNASNKYSVKVIAKSNEFETISTQSIEIETNSAPSPNDFTLTSSNIQTESASILWSSLTIDGEGGVLADIYINDSEESVGLTSSGYVFTGLTPNTNYIIKVIARSTEYGTTLQKEITFKTEPLPTTFEVTSATVSPRTTGTFGSAPRVLIRFSDRALLDNIELNGTTYSSYTFAGSDGIMILISDDEYNTLNNKAVKEGIANFSENGVSSSIVFSYTMD, encoded by the coding sequence GTGACGATGATGAAGAAGTTACTGAAGAAATAATTGAAGAAGTAATTTTTACAGACTATACAATTACTGCTATTTCTAATGTCAATTCTATTGAATTAGATTGGGAAGACGTGACAGTATCAAATAAACAGAAAGTTACATATGATATATATGTAGATCAAGTATTAAAAGTTGCAGATTTAACTGTTTCTAATTATATATTAGAAAATTTATCTGCAGATACTGAATACAATATTGAGGTAGTTGCAAAAGATAAAAATGACAATAATGGATTGGCTAAGGGAACTTTTAGGACGAATATAAATCCATCTCCTTCAGAATTTGTAGTAACATCTAAAGATATAACAACTTCTGAATTTACACTTAACTGGACTCCGTCAATCATAGAAGGTGGTGATTCTGTTTCTTATGATATTTACCTAAATAATATTTTGGTAGTATCCGATCTTGATGCATTAAGTTATGTTTTTAAAGGTTTAGATGCAGAGACAATATATAATATTAAAATTACAGCTAAATCAAATGAATTTCAAACTACATCTTCTGAAAGTATAGAAATAACAACATTAGTAAAACCTGTACCTTCATTAGTTGAAATTACTTTTAAAGATGTAACTTCTACAGAGTTTACAATTGAATGGACACAATCAAATATAGATGGAGGTGAGGGAGTTGTATATGATGTTTATTTAGATGACGTTATGATAGCTTCAGGTTTAGATGTATTTACTTATACGTTCACTAATTTGAATGCGTCAAATAAATATAGTGTAAAAGTAATTGCAAAATCTAATGAATTTGAAACTATATCTACTCAAAGTATTGAAATAGAGACAAACAGTGCACCTTCTCCTAATGATTTCACTTTAACTTCAAGTAATATTCAGACAGAAAGTGCTAGCATTTTATGGTCATCATTGACAATAGATGGTGAAGGTGGGGTTTTAGCTGATATATATATAAATGATTCTGAAGAATCTGTTGGTCTTACATCTTCAGGATATGTATTTACTGGGTTGACACCTAACACAAATTATATAATTAAGGTAATTGCAAGAAGTACAGAATATGGTACTACATTACAAAAGGAAATTACTTTTAAAACAGAACCATTACCAACAACTTTTGAAGTTACTTCTGCTACTGTTAGCCCTAGGACTACAGGAACTTTTGGGAGTGCACCTAGAGTATTAATTAGATTTTCAGATAGAGCTCTATTGGATAATATTGAATTAAATGGTACTACTTATTCAAGTTATACTTTTGCAGGAAGCGATGGAATTATGATTCTTATATCAGATGATGAGTATAATACTTTAAATAATAAAGCTGTTAAAGAAGGTATAGCTAATTTTTCTGAAAATGGAGTATCTTCTTCGATAGTGTTTAGTTATACTATGGATTAA
- a CDS encoding SDR family NAD(P)-dependent oxidoreductase, whose protein sequence is MSKNKGKVAIVTGATGGIGFEVAKRLGSDGYTVVLNGIDDTAGADRVNELTKQGITAEYVGFDVTKEDLVTDNIVKIGEKYGRIDVLVNNAGGLGGRSRFEEMTTEFYRFVMALNLDSVFFASRAAIPYLKKGEHPSIINYTSNAGWTAGGPGAGIYGTSKAGVHAITRALAKDLAEYGIRVNAVSPGTIDTPFHAQIKSTKPEVFASWANNIMLGRLGQPEDVAGVISFLASKDASFITAETIQIGGGQALGI, encoded by the coding sequence ATGAGTAAAAATAAAGGAAAAGTAGCAATTGTTACAGGAGCCACAGGCGGAATAGGTTTTGAAGTTGCAAAAAGATTGGGATCAGATGGATATACTGTTGTTTTAAATGGTATTGATGATACAGCAGGTGCTGATAGAGTAAATGAACTAACAAAACAAGGAATAACAGCTGAATATGTTGGTTTTGATGTAACAAAAGAAGATCTTGTAACAGATAACATAGTTAAAATTGGTGAGAAATATGGAAGAATAGACGTCCTAGTGAACAATGCTGGTGGTCTAGGTGGTAGATCTAGATTCGAAGAAATGACAACTGAATTTTACAGGTTTGTTATGGCTCTAAACTTAGACTCAGTTTTCTTTGCATCAAGAGCAGCTATACCTTACCTAAAAAAAGGAGAACACCCTTCTATCATCAATTATACCTCTAATGCAGGTTGGACCGCAGGAGGTCCTGGTGCAGGTATATATGGCACATCTAAAGCTGGCGTACACGCAATAACAAGAGCTTTAGCTAAAGATTTGGCAGAATACGGAATTAGAGTGAATGCAGTATCTCCTGGTACAATAGACACCCCATTTCATGCACAAATTAAATCTACAAAACCAGAAGTTTTTGCTTCATGGGCAAATAATATTATGTTAGGAAGATTAGGTCAGCCTGAAGATGTTGCTGGCGTTATTTCTTTTTTAGCTAGTAAAGATGCTTCATTCATAACCGCTGAAACGATACAAATAGGTGGCGGACAAGCATTAGGTATTTAG
- a CDS encoding MFS transporter, with protein sequence MKVKGLRWWVVGLVALAAVINYIDRQAFGALWSDIAQDLFPEMDKDGHKVIFGTISTVFIISYASGQALFGKIFDWIGTRIGFAISIGVWSVATMLHAFAQGMLSFSIFRSILGLAEAGNWPGAAKANAEWFPTKERALAQGVFNSGAAIGGIIAYPVIGLLSAYLDWKSIFIVVGLLGLLWLLPWLYIVKSGPKTHPWLTDDEKKYILSGQKNQDLDEDGNHDDGYVPDTGELLKHKESWGVIIASAALDPIWWLFIVWIPIYLSEVFGMNVKEIAFSAWVPYVGAMIGAWYGGLLAQKKLNSSWTVDKTRKYVITLGCIIMIPCFILLKYPGAPQILGVFGVEKSAALTMADPQVKKIMDNDAFKDLKADKNFIQDIAGKNINQIKSNPTFKKAYQSAVWKTPKAEATKEERLLPKYGAPTDSGIAALAYLSEINNARNTAALIAVVIMAILLFGFQIAIGNIQTLPSDLFSGKIVGTLSGFSGMAAKLGAAGLTLLVTFITKGGNYTPAFLIGGALAIIALLAVWILCPKIQPLKPKN encoded by the coding sequence ATGAAAGTAAAAGGATTAAGATGGTGGGTAGTAGGACTTGTTGCTTTGGCTGCAGTTATTAATTATATAGACAGACAAGCCTTTGGTGCACTTTGGTCTGACATTGCCCAAGACTTATTCCCAGAAATGGATAAGGATGGACATAAAGTTATATTTGGTACAATATCTACGGTATTTATAATATCATATGCTAGTGGTCAAGCACTTTTTGGTAAAATTTTTGACTGGATAGGCACTAGAATTGGGTTTGCCATCTCTATTGGGGTTTGGTCCGTTGCAACTATGCTGCACGCCTTTGCTCAAGGAATGTTAAGCTTTTCTATTTTTAGATCAATATTAGGTTTAGCAGAAGCTGGTAACTGGCCAGGGGCGGCAAAAGCTAATGCAGAATGGTTTCCTACCAAAGAAAGAGCACTTGCACAAGGAGTTTTTAATTCAGGGGCAGCAATTGGTGGTATTATAGCTTATCCAGTAATTGGACTGTTATCTGCATACTTAGATTGGAAGTCAATATTTATAGTGGTAGGATTGCTTGGATTATTATGGTTATTACCTTGGTTATATATTGTTAAATCTGGACCAAAAACTCATCCTTGGCTAACAGATGACGAAAAAAAATACATCCTCTCTGGTCAAAAAAATCAAGATCTTGATGAAGATGGTAATCATGATGATGGCTATGTACCTGATACAGGAGAATTACTTAAGCATAAAGAAAGTTGGGGTGTAATAATTGCTTCGGCAGCACTTGATCCTATATGGTGGTTGTTTATAGTTTGGATTCCTATATATCTATCTGAAGTATTTGGTATGAATGTAAAAGAAATTGCATTTTCAGCTTGGGTTCCTTATGTAGGTGCAATGATTGGTGCATGGTATGGAGGTTTACTTGCCCAAAAGAAACTTAATTCTTCGTGGACTGTAGACAAGACTCGTAAGTATGTTATTACATTGGGATGTATCATAATGATTCCATGTTTTATTCTATTAAAATACCCTGGTGCACCTCAAATTTTAGGAGTTTTTGGAGTTGAGAAATCTGCTGCTTTAACAATGGCTGATCCACAAGTTAAAAAGATAATGGATAATGACGCATTTAAAGACTTAAAAGCGGATAAAAATTTTATTCAAGACATTGCTGGAAAAAATATTAATCAAATTAAATCTAACCCTACATTTAAGAAAGCATATCAATCTGCTGTTTGGAAAACACCAAAAGCAGAAGCAACAAAAGAAGAACGTTTATTGCCGAAATATGGAGCACCTACAGATTCTGGAATTGCAGCTCTTGCCTATTTATCAGAAATTAATAATGCTAGAAATACAGCAGCATTAATTGCAGTTGTAATTATGGCTATTTTGTTATTTGGATTTCAAATTGCAATTGGAAATATACAAACATTACCAAGTGATCTCTTTAGCGGAAAAATAGTAGGTACTCTTTCAGGCTTTTCTGGTATGGCAGCTAAACTTGGTGCAGCTGGGCTTACGCTATTAGTTACTTTTATCACTAAAGGTGGTAACTATACACCTGCATTTTTAATAGGTGGAGCATTAGCAATAATAGCATTATTAGCTGTTTGGATATTATGTCCTAAAATACAACCATTAAAACCTAAAAATTAA
- a CDS encoding FadR/GntR family transcriptional regulator has protein sequence MKLDVQTTNDNKQILNSIISNIRDLINLKNLEPGDKLPSERMLSEKFEVSRSNVRDAIQKLEFYGLLKSIPQSGTFVAKIGIIALNGMIDDILRLENQDFKSLVETRILLELKTVRLAALRRTEEDLINIKAALDAYEAKALSNEDAVQEDLLFHLAIAKACGNSTINTFMLTITPQIIIDFEKYHVCDKDQTVKGIKEHTAIYEAIKKQDPKLGKQKMKEHFNALYQYCYNIK, from the coding sequence ATGAAGTTAGATGTACAAACTACAAATGATAATAAGCAAATATTAAACTCAATAATTAGCAATATTAGAGATTTAATAAACTTAAAAAATTTGGAGCCTGGGGATAAATTACCTTCAGAGCGTATGCTATCTGAAAAATTTGAAGTTAGTAGAAGTAACGTAAGAGATGCTATTCAAAAATTAGAATTTTATGGTTTACTAAAATCAATTCCACAAAGCGGAACATTTGTAGCTAAAATAGGTATTATTGCTTTAAACGGAATGATTGATGACATTTTAAGATTAGAAAATCAAGACTTTAAATCTCTAGTAGAAACTAGAATTTTACTAGAATTAAAAACGGTTCGTTTAGCTGCATTAAGGAGAACAGAAGAGGATTTAATAAATATTAAGGCTGCTTTAGACGCTTACGAAGCTAAAGCTTTAAGTAATGAAGATGCGGTACAGGAAGATTTATTGTTTCACTTAGCAATTGCAAAAGCATGTGGCAATAGTACTATTAACACTTTTATGTTAACTATAACACCGCAGATAATTATAGATTTCGAAAAATACCACGTCTGTGATAAAGACCAAACTGTTAAAGGAATTAAAGAACATACAGCTATTTATGAAGCTATAAAAAAACAAGATCCAAAATTGGGTAAACAAAAAATGAAGGAACACTTCAATGCATTATATCAATATTGCTATAATATTAAATAA
- a CDS encoding polysaccharide lyase family 7 protein, with amino-acid sequence MMNFRREIITIISIVFLTTNAACQTTKSSVVESDTKILKKKNKKKKYRLPKIDLSHWKVTLPIGKPIEVEPPEILNYATNKTLKPFMYNDSVSGALVFYAYPTAATTANTKYSRTELREQMEPGNNNVNWTFKQGRGLKGKLAVEDISRDRNGKYHKTIIMQIHGRLTNEQKKLIGQKDNNAPPMLKIYWQNGKVRVKTKKLISLSLTDTEILHDTAWTDDEGHTFKENVGFGKFTIEVKVSDGEMIVSLNNNEFKVYKNIHMKRWGVFENYFKAGNYFQSRDENSYAKVKYYELEITE; translated from the coding sequence ATAATGAATTTCCGAAGAGAAATAATAACCATAATATCAATTGTATTTCTTACTACTAACGCTGCTTGCCAAACAACAAAAAGTAGCGTAGTAGAATCGGATACTAAAATTTTAAAAAAGAAAAATAAGAAGAAAAAATACAGATTACCAAAAATAGATTTAAGCCATTGGAAAGTAACCTTACCTATTGGCAAACCCATAGAAGTAGAGCCACCAGAGATACTAAATTATGCCACAAACAAAACACTAAAGCCATTTATGTATAATGATTCTGTTTCTGGTGCGCTTGTTTTCTATGCATATCCTACTGCTGCTACAACAGCTAACACTAAGTATTCTAGAACAGAACTAAGGGAGCAAATGGAACCAGGCAATAATAATGTAAACTGGACTTTTAAACAAGGTAGAGGCTTAAAAGGAAAACTTGCTGTTGAAGATATTTCTAGAGATAGGAATGGTAAATATCACAAGACCATTATTATGCAAATACACGGTAGGTTAACCAATGAACAAAAAAAACTTATTGGTCAAAAAGACAATAATGCGCCTCCAATGTTAAAAATATATTGGCAAAATGGTAAAGTACGAGTAAAAACAAAAAAATTAATAAGCTTAAGTTTAACAGATACAGAAATTTTACATGACACAGCTTGGACAGATGATGAAGGACATACTTTTAAAGAAAATGTAGGTTTTGGCAAATTTACAATAGAAGTTAAAGTGTCTGATGGAGAAATGATAGTATCACTAAATAATAATGAATTTAAAGTATACAAAAATATTCATATGAAAAGATGGGGTGTTTTTGAAAACTATTTTAAAGCTGGTAATTATTTTCAATCAAGAGATGAAAACTCTTATGCTAAAGTTAAATATTATGAGTTAGAAATAACAGAGTAA
- a CDS encoding PKD domain-containing protein, whose amino-acid sequence MKNNRKINKLKGTAGLLTAIFLLTISFSSCDLDYDIADTASIEDATPPTAFFAATQNTGSDDAWKTYSFSNQSNSATQYSWEFTHSSGEIITSTEAEPEHTFPGEGDFVVSLTASDNLGVKSVYTETVTVVEPIVPTVITPVISEWAFEDGTDEGGDTLGCIFIQSDGTPKTPKNDGTNCWRIIGATVHQTTSDGAYTVPFDNTSGKTQGAKYPATGAGNDRASYQALTVTPNAKYIVTFHYALKNDGDKVRVGILNGWMDNANELEATGFIAEADGDVALGKNNFTEVTFEFEANATGEIAIWIDNVSTGDTYLDNVSIIPAP is encoded by the coding sequence ATGAAAAATAATAGAAAAATAAATAAATTAAAAGGTACAGCAGGACTATTGACTGCCATCTTTTTACTAACCATATCTTTTTCATCTTGTGATTTAGATTATGATATAGCTGATACTGCATCCATAGAAGACGCTACCCCTCCTACTGCATTTTTTGCTGCTACCCAAAATACTGGTTCAGATGATGCATGGAAAACGTATAGCTTTAGTAATCAATCTAACAGCGCAACGCAATACAGTTGGGAATTTACACATAGTTCTGGAGAAATAATAACATCTACTGAGGCAGAACCAGAACATACTTTTCCTGGAGAAGGTGATTTTGTAGTAAGCTTAACTGCTTCAGATAATTTAGGTGTAAAAAGTGTGTACACAGAAACAGTTACGGTGGTAGAACCTATAGTTCCTACTGTAATTACACCAGTAATATCAGAATGGGCTTTTGAAGACGGTACTGATGAAGGTGGAGACACACTTGGCTGCATATTTATTCAATCAGATGGTACACCTAAAACCCCAAAAAACGACGGTACTAATTGTTGGAGAATTATAGGGGCAACAGTACACCAAACTACTAGTGATGGTGCCTATACTGTTCCTTTTGACAATACTTCTGGTAAAACTCAAGGTGCTAAATACCCTGCAACTGGCGCTGGTAATGACAGAGCTTCTTATCAAGCTTTAACCGTTACCCCTAACGCTAAATATATTGTAACTTTTCATTACGCACTTAAAAATGATGGAGATAAAGTTAGAGTTGGTATCCTAAACGGATGGATGGATAATGCAAATGAATTAGAAGCTACTGGTTTTATTGCTGAGGCTGATGGTGATGTGGCATTAGGTAAAAATAACTTTACAGAAGTTACATTTGAATTTGAAGCAAATGCTACAGGTGAAATTGCTATTTGGATTGATAATGTAAGTACTGGCGATACTTACTTAGATAATGTTAGTATTATACCTGCACCATAA
- a CDS encoding RagB/SusD family nutrient uptake outer membrane protein codes for MKKLKFLTLIVITILSTSCEDSFLSPDLKTGTSGEAFYSNDEELEAAVINIYDGLQGVNAAKITNSNLNHATQVEFYVTEMRSDNTRSKSQEGEAAQFESFAIESTNGIVADYYRSFYDVIFRANIVLDNINAASDAAAGKLEGEAKFLRAYAYFNLVRLYGDIPLVTNVIAPLDTETAFTRVNSSEIYSLIVSDLQTAVDNLDDSFKDRASKAAAQGLLAKVYLTLPTPNYAQAQLLCEEILDPARGFTLLDNYSDIFFSERNDEIIFAIGYEQGDNNNSQNFSAEWLNSVGRTSGVNYATTNVVAALEEMGGDRTQHTYRIDPFQPTENQAIKYLPNGEDGGDNGRTFSADAQASGNDWIVLRYADVVLLHVEAILGGGESTSNSGALASFNAIRERAGLNDDEDGVITKEELLNERRVELAFENKRLFDLIRMGEATNVLSAFATENGYSFSSTDLLLPIPQREIGLSKGVLTQNPGY; via the coding sequence ATGAAAAAACTAAAATTTTTAACATTAATAGTCATTACAATTTTATCTACATCTTGTGAAGATTCATTTTTATCACCAGACTTAAAAACTGGAACAAGTGGAGAAGCATTTTATTCTAATGATGAAGAACTAGAGGCTGCCGTAATTAATATTTATGACGGATTACAAGGTGTAAACGCAGCTAAAATTACAAACTCTAACTTAAATCACGCAACTCAAGTAGAGTTTTACGTAACAGAAATGCGTAGTGATAATACAAGGTCTAAAAGCCAGGAAGGTGAAGCTGCTCAGTTTGAAAGCTTTGCTATAGAATCTACAAATGGTATTGTTGCAGATTATTACAGAAGCTTTTATGATGTAATATTTAGAGCTAACATAGTTTTAGACAACATAAATGCTGCATCTGATGCTGCTGCAGGAAAATTAGAAGGTGAAGCAAAATTTTTAAGAGCATATGCTTATTTTAACCTTGTACGTCTATATGGTGATATACCTTTAGTTACAAATGTTATTGCTCCTTTAGATACTGAAACTGCTTTTACTAGAGTTAATTCTTCTGAAATTTATAGTCTAATTGTTTCAGATTTACAGACTGCTGTAGATAATTTAGATGATTCTTTTAAAGATAGAGCATCTAAAGCTGCAGCTCAAGGATTACTAGCTAAGGTCTATTTAACTCTACCAACACCAAACTACGCTCAAGCACAATTATTATGTGAAGAGATATTAGATCCTGCTAGAGGTTTTACCCTACTAGATAATTACAGTGATATATTCTTTTCTGAGCGTAATGATGAAATCATTTTTGCTATTGGTTACGAGCAAGGCGATAACAATAACAGTCAAAATTTTTCAGCAGAATGGTTAAACTCTGTTGGGAGAACAAGTGGCGTTAACTATGCTACTACAAATGTAGTTGCTGCTCTAGAAGAAATGGGAGGAGATAGAACGCAACATACCTACAGAATAGATCCTTTTCAACCTACAGAAAACCAAGCTATTAAATACTTGCCTAATGGTGAAGATGGTGGAGATAATGGTAGAACATTTAGCGCTGATGCACAAGCATCTGGTAATGATTGGATAGTTTTAAGATATGCTGATGTTGTTTTACTGCATGTTGAAGCAATATTAGGTGGTGGTGAATCTACATCTAACAGCGGTGCGCTTGCATCTTTTAATGCAATTAGAGAAAGAGCTGGTTTAAATGATGATGAAGACGGAGTCATTACAAAGGAAGAATTATTAAATGAAAGACGTGTAGAACTTGCATTTGAAAACAAGCGTTTATTTGATTTAATTAGAATGGGAGAAGCAACAAATGTATTATCTGCATTTGCCACAGAAAATGGCTATAGTTTTTCTTCTACAGATTTGTTATTACCTATTCCACAAAGAGAAATTGGATTAAGTAAAGGTGTATTAACACAAAATCCTGGTTACTAA